CAGCACGTGAACGGGGGTGCCCTGCGCAATTCCGGTTCTTCCAGCAGCGATGTCACCAAAGCCTCCCTGTCCCCCGATGCATCCGACTTCGAACACATAGCAGATGTACCTTCCAGGCCAACATCTGCCAGCAGCAACCACTTCAAAGGCTCCAAGTGCTCCACTGCAGGAAGCTCTCCAAACAACATCAGCGACCTCTCTGTCGCATCTCTTACAGAGAGAATACAAAAGATGGAGGAGAATCACCACAGCACGGCAGAAGAACTGCAGGCCACTTTGCAGGAGCTGTCAGATCAGCAGCAAATGGTGCAGGAGCTGACAACAGAAAATGAGAAGCTGGTGGAAGAGAAAGCTCTCCTGGAGACTTCCTTCCGTCAGCACAGAGATAGAGCCGAGCAGCTGAGCCAGGAAAATGAGAAGCTCATGACTCTCCTCCAAGAGAGATCCAAGAATGAAGCTCAAGAGGGGAAGGTCCTCGAGCTGGAGCAGAAATGTACAGAAGTTCTTGAAAAAGCACAATTTGAAAGAGAGAAACTGCTCAACATTCAGCAACAGTTAACCAGCAGCCTTCGAAGCTTAGAAAGGGAGCATCAGGATGCCCAGCAGGTGATTAAAAGCCtgagagaagaaaatgagaagcTGCTTAAACTTCTAGAAGTGGAACAGCAGAGCAACAGCACAGTGACAAAAAGTCTGGAGGACTGTAAAATTGCCTTGGAAGGTCTGAAAATCGAGAATGGCTCTCTCAAAACTCAGCTGGAGAACGAGAAACAAAAGGCTGCAGAAATCAACGTGATGGGCTGCACCTCTGACAACTCCGAGGTGCAGGAGATGCTCAAAGTAGCCCATGCAGAAAAGGCTCAGTTAGAAGCCTCTTGCACTGAGCTGAAACAAGAGCTGCTGAAGGCAAACAGTGAACTGAAGCACATTCAGGGGCTGCTCTCTAAGGTAAAGCAGTAACAGCTCTAAAATAAAGTGGTTGTTTCTGTCCTTCCATAAATAGGTTGGTCTTTACATTGTTGTTGAGCCATTGATTATAAGTTTCAGGATTTAAATTGTATGATTAGCTTTGAATAGAAGCTGGGGTTATATGATATTGTCTCAGTTTCTGCTGCTATATCCgtattttttcagaaataactaTTAGCatagctgtgtttataaatTCATAACTATTTTGTCCCAATACCTTCAGTAGAAAATTACTCTTTTAATCAATAGAGTTGTGTCTATCAAAATTGGAGCAAAGAGCAGAtcaattaaaaaattactttgataTTACGTGAACAAATAGTGTAAATCACTTGCTAATCAGATGGAGAGAAGGGCATGAATAGTTAGCTGTGAATATTAAATTCTGAATAATCAGAGTTAATTAGCAGTGAATTATAGGTGTCATTGGTCATGAGAACACAAGGACATGAGTTAATGCTCAGAGAAGCTGATAGTTGCCAGCAACATGGCTAATGATGAACAGTCAAGCTCCAGATGAGATAATTCtcataaaacaaatatttttacaaaaaagagaaatactCTGTTTTGGGATAGGTAaagtaatgggaaaaaaaagttttagaaCAATTTACTTCATTTGTGAGTTCACAGCTTTGCTCCCAACAAGCTTAAACAAGTTACTGTCCCTATTTTCTGTGTGATCCTGGATGTTCAGAGGAGCTGCAGTGTGAGGCATCATGCAACAAGTGTTAATAAAGCACAAGCAGTGATAATGTCCCAGGGCTGCAGAAGGAGTGAGAGTGTGCAGCCTTTCCTGTATGGGGAAGGGAGCATGAGAAGAATGATAAAATTGGCTGCAGAGGAAGAGAGCATTGCCAAAAAGCACCTCCATGGTTTGAGTGATTTAGAAAATCCAGATGTCCTTTCAGCTAAAATAGGTGACCACAGCAAATGGAGTTAGTAGGGGAAGCTCCCAAGTGCTTTCTGGAGCTGCAGTTCATGAAGAATAAATGAAAAACTGCTGACTCTGTACCAAACTTTTTATTGCTTGGTTTGGAAACCACAGATTTCCGTCTTTTtactcttcccttcccttgaaTTAAGCTGTTTTGAATCACTGGCTATTTGTGACACCCAAACAAGACCACAGGCTTCTGTAAGGCTGCCCTTCGGTgaggctgtgccagtgctgctcactgAGTTGGCAGCCTGCACCTTTTCCATAACTTGTTCATACTCAGAGAGCTCCCCCCAAACCTGGAAGCATTGATCAGTGGGCTGAGCCAACAAACTGAAGTGCAGCAGATTCCCCCTTCAGTAATTCCAGATGTCCCATATCCAGAAATACACTTATCTGCAGTAGCTGCCTCTGCTGTGTGTGTTTTCACAGTCCATTGAAAATGCACATGgtaaaagcagcaaaatgttAATGTGGATGAGCTGATCATCATCCTGGCCCTAAGGCAGTGATATCACTTTCATAATGTGATACAGAAATAGATGTGGAGCTTTCTGGGTATATAATTCTTCTCCCTTCATTAACTGCAGAGATTGGTTTGGAATTGTGGTCATCATATAGAAAATTTCATTTCCTTTACAGCATCATGTTTTATCTTTATTGCCAGGAAAGAAAACTGACATTCATAGctcatctctgcttcctgagACTCTCATTGGCATTGAAACTGGGTGTACGCAATGCTTAGAACACAGGTTCAGCTCTTAAATCCATGAGGTGCCCAGTGAAACCTCTCATGAATGAGATCTCCTAAGAAATAAGGACAAACTTGCAGctttctttcctccctcccagGCTGAGAACGAGTATGGTCAGCTGAAGGAGGTGTGTGACCGACAGGCTGAGCAACTGAGCAGAACCAGCcagaagctgcaggagaagACATCAGAGAATGAAGCAGATATCAAAAACCTGAAAGAGACCATTTTCGAGTTGGAAGACCAGGTGGAACAACATCGTGCTATAAAACTCCACAATAACCAGCTCATCAGTGACCTAGAAAGTAGGtggagctggaaaaagggattttagtGAACTTATTTGGAGGGCTCAGTATGGCTGCAACAGGGAGGAGGCCTGTCCTTTACAAATATTCCAGTTTGGGATATTCCCTTCTGTTCATGCACAGAAGTGCTACTTACACAGAGAGTGCTAGAGATGGAATACTGGAGACAGTCTCCAAGCCTCATTCTTCAGTGAAGGAAGTATTGCCCATTCTAGAAACTGGAATCATTGCTCTTTTAAAGGGCTTTTAGGGCAAAGCACTGGGAAGAGCAGTAAAGCCGAGGTTGCTGTGGATGGGGAGCTGCCACCTGGTGGAACCAGTGGCTGTTCTGCACATCGGGGATCCCTCGGGATGTGTGTGCTGAGTAAGTGAATCCACGTGGGATTCTCTAAATTTCAGTCTGGTTTAATACCTGAAAATAACAGGATGTATTTTGGAGATGTTTGAGTTCTGCTGTTGGTTCCATTCCTGATCATTCAGTTTAGTCTATTTTAATGGCTTTGCTAAATTTCTCTTTAGTCTGTTTTAGTGGCATTTACCAGAAGCAAAACCAAAtcagctgctctgccctcccatTTTCACTTTCACTGTCGCCCTCATGTGTTTAATaatcttttcacattttttatcATTCCTAGGTAAAGCAATGAAGctggaagaacaaaaacaaGATACAGAGAGGCAGCTGAAGGCTCTGACTAAGCAGATGAAGGTAAGGTTTAAGGCCCAAGACAAAGCTAAGCTGAGCTTTTGTTGCAATACTGAGTTTGAGAGAGGCATTGTGTTTTCCTAGAACAAATGTAGAAGTTCTTCCTGCACCCTTTAAGTCTTCATTCTCTTCACTTTGGACTTCTTGGCAGTACTGGAATGGAAAGCTTAGCATGAGTTTCTTTGGCCATGTTTTTAGTACTATAAAGAGCCAAGTGTTTAGTTTGACCCCAGCACCACCTTAAAATTGTGGGGAAATCTTGGTTGCTTGTGATCTCTGCAATAGAGACCAATAACTAAGTGCTCAGCTCGAGTGGGTGCATTTTTACAGCTGTTTGGGGTTGTAATTGCTCCTTTCCAGGAGGACACAGAGGAGTGGAGGCGTTTCCAGGCTgacctgcagactgcagtggttgtGGCCAATGACATTAAGTGTGAAGCTCAGCAGGAGCTCCGTGTGGTGAAGAggaagctgcaggaggaggaagagaagagtgCCAGACTGCAGAAGGAGCTGGATGAAGTGAAGGGCAGCAACAGGTTGGTTGTTTATCATTTACCAAGGCCAAGAGTTGATCTGTGTGCCTGCTAACATGCATGCAAACAGTGCTTTGTCAGTAACTATTCACTGCCTTGGATGTGCATCTTGTCTGTTTGTAACTCTTCTGGCAGATTTTGTTGTCTCTTATTCTGAGaagtttctgttctttttctttttggaaatCTAGTTCTGTCAACTAAGCCATGAAGGTTTTAATCAGCAAATATTAAGTAGTAACAATTGCCAGTATCCTCTGATAGCTTTGCTCTCAATATGGTGATGCCTTCATAAATCTGTGCAGCTGTATTAAACCATCTGTGGAAAGGTTGGTTGGGTACAGATATTCCATGGGACATCCAGAAGAGAACTTCTAACCTGAGGAGAGTCAACGAAGAAAGACAAAGTACCACAAGCAGTCATCTTTTCATCAGAAATGCATGTCAAATTAATTTTGCTCCCCTGGATTTTGCCATTTAATTTGTCTCCTGGTAAATCCATGGCCATTGGCAGAATGGCCACAGGAACAGTATGAATCCTGTCATTTCTTTCAGGTGGAGTAGCAGTCTGGCTCTACATTGCACTTATTTGCTCACTGTTTTCCATTGAGGAGTTTCCACAGCAGCTGTACAGTAGATGGGACTAAAAACATGGGAGAGCTTTTTTGTGGAGGTGCATGGATCAGAATTCCTGGAttgaacaaacagaaaaacttcttttcagaaaataaaggaatgtTTTTAGGCTCTAGTTTCCTTAGCAGAGTCCCAAGTGGATGCACAGAAAAGCTATTACAGACTATGTACTCAGACAAAATGATTACCAGACAGTGTTTAAGTTCTGGGCTCTGTTTCCATTCCTAATTTGTTCTTAATGAAATTTCTCTTGTTGAAAGCAGGGTTCCTATATGAGGGTGGGGAATCATATTCTTATAGTTTCCCCTCTGTATTATTTTGGCTTTTAAGATATATTTGATAGTACTTGAATAGAAGATGACCTGCTAATTTGCAAACAGGAATATTCCATCTAGAAGGAACGTTATCAGCTCTCTGGTATCAGAAGCCTGAGCTGCAAATAGTCCTTTTTAAATTGGAAGCCCAGAATCCATACAGCTGTAGTTCCAGGATGAGGTGTTCAGATGTGTGTTTAATGAAGTCAGTTTTGGCATTTGTGTCTCcctctgtcacacacacacacggattTGTCTGTCTCTGTCATGTTGACTCTCTGTGTGGCTTGCTTTGAGTATTGCCTTGGTCATGGAGCCAGATATGCTGTCTGCAGTGGGCAATATTGATTCTCTTTCAAAGGCAGGTAATGAAACCAAATTTTGCATCTGTCAGGATAATTAATTTGACTCTCAGAGTGTGCAAAATGTCTGTACTGAGTGGTATGGGGAACATAATGAAGCTTGTTGAAGTCACTGTCTAAACAAACCAGTGATCAGCAGCTAAACACTGGAATTCTAAAACTCTGCTGACCTATGAAACAAATTCCTGAAGTCGCCAAAGCTCCTGCTGAGAGGCAGTTCTACACTCCCAGATATTTTTGCATTCCTGAGGTCTCTGTCTTCCCCACCACCTCAGCTTCTTTCACCCAGGAAATGCTGGGGGTATTCTCATTGTCACTTTGTCGGCTTTCACAACTGCCACTGCTCAGAATCAGCAGTAGATTC
This region of Aphelocoma coerulescens isolate FSJ_1873_10779 chromosome 19, UR_Acoe_1.0, whole genome shotgun sequence genomic DNA includes:
- the SPECC1 gene encoding cytospin-B isoform X5, which gives rise to MELLEKKMKSSARPWSTIAKQGSHGVDRVKPLSTTSTGMKTSKSSTSLAFESRLSKLKRASSEDTLTKPGAAAASGVSRLKKTITTGAISELAESRLKPSPGPVSAAKRTGIPAPRELSSSVSRERAVLRGQANTRKTQPSPTSSGAPTPTKHVRPTSKSKQENETGDKAVLESQVKELLAEAKTKDSEITKLRCELKKCKEKGSLNAEGMGASNQNLESVSPADIDPLIRTLQEKNRTFQKELASLGEENRALKEKLLYLENSPLSDTTTSSGGDSSLPTPTTQESSFGSPSKNASRGEVEEHRQHVNGGALRNSGSSSSDVTKASLSPDASDFEHIADVPSRPTSASSNHFKGSKCSTAGSSPNNISDLSVASLTERIQKMEENHHSTAEELQATLQELSDQQQMVQELTTENEKLVEEKALLETSFRQHRDRAEQLSQENEKLMTLLQERSKNEAQEGKVLELEQKCTEVLEKAQFEREKLLNIQQQLTSSLRSLEREHQDAQQVIKSLREENEKLLKLLEVEQQSNSTVTKSLEDCKIALEGLKIENGSLKTQLENEKQKAAEINVMGCTSDNSEVQEMLKVAHAEKAQLEASCTELKQELLKANSELKHIQGLLSKAENEYGQLKEVCDRQAEQLSRTSQKLQEKTSENEADIKNLKETIFELEDQVEQHRAIKLHNNQLISDLESKAMKLEEQKQDTERQLKALTKQMKEDTEEWRRFQADLQTAVVVANDIKCEAQQELRVVKRKLQEEEEKSARLQKELDEVKGSNRNSQRTGRKNPDEVIRVQLNEGA
- the SPECC1 gene encoding cytospin-B isoform X7; its protein translation is MELLEKKMKSSARPWSTIAKQGSHGVDRVKPLSTTSTGMKTSKSSTSLAFESRLSKLKRASSEDTLTKPGAAAASGVSRLKKTITTGAISELAESRLKPSPGPVSAAKRTGIPAPRELSSSVSRERAVLRGQANTRKTQPSPTSSGAPTPTKHVRPTSKSKQENETGDKAVLESQVKELLAEAKTKDSEITKLRCELKKCKEKGSLNAEGMGASNQNLESVSPADIDPLIRTLQEKNRTFQKELASLGEENRALKEKLLYLENSPLSDTTTSSGGDSSLPTPTTQESSFGSPSKNASRGEVEEHRQHVNGGALRNSGSSSSDVTKASLSPDASDFEHIADVPSRPTSASSNHFKGSKCSTAGSSPNNISDLSVASLTERIQKMEENHHSTAEELQATLQELSDQQQMVQELTTENEKLVEEKALLETSFRQHRDRAEQLSQENEKLMTLLQERSKNEAQEGKVLELEQKCTEVLEKAQFEREKLLNIQQQLTSSLRSLEREHQDAQQVIKSLREENEKLLKLLEVEQQSNSTVTKSLEDCKIALEGLKIENGSLKTQLENEKQKAAEINVMGCTSDNSEVQEMLKVAHAEKAQLEASCTELKQELLKANSELKHIQGLLSKAENEYGQLKEVCDRQAEQLSRTSQKLQEKTSENEADIKNLKETIFELEDQVEQHRAIKLHNNQLISDLESKAMKLEEQKQDTERQLKALTKQMKEDTEEWRRFQADLQTAVVVANDIKCEAQQELRVVKRKLQEEEEKSARLQKELDEVKGSNSSVN
- the SPECC1 gene encoding cytospin-B isoform X6; the encoded protein is MELLEKKMKSSARPWSTIAKQGSHGVDRVKPLSTTSTGMKTSKSSTSLAFESRLSKLKRASSEDTLTKPGAAAASGVSRLKKTITTGAISELAESRLKPSPGPVSAAKRTGIPAPRELSSSVSRERAVLRGQANTRKTQPSPTSSGAPTPTKHVRPTSKSKQENETGDKAVLESQVKELLAEAKTKDSEITKLRCELKKCKEKGSLNAEGMGASNQNLESVSPADIDPLIRTLQEKNRTFQKELASLGEENRALKEKLLYLENSPLSDTTTSSGGDSSLPTPTTQESSFGSPSKNASRGEVEEHRQHVNGGALRNSGSSSSDVTKASLSPDASDFEHIADVPSRPTSASSNHFKGSKCSTAGSSPNNISDLSVASLTERIQKMEENHHSTAEELQATLQELSDQQQMVQELTTENEKLVEEKALLETSFRQHRDRAEQLSQENEKLMTLLQERSKNEAQEGKVLELEQKCTEVLEKAQFEREKLLNIQQQLTSSLRSLEREHQDAQQVIKSLREENEKLLKLLEVEQQSNSTVTKSLEDCKIALEGLKIENGSLKTQLENEKQKAAEINVMGCTSDNSEVQEMLKVAHAEKAQLEASCTELKQELLKANSELKHIQGLLSKAENEYGQLKEVCDRQAEQLSRTSQKLQEKTSENEADIKNLKETIFELEDQVEQHRAIKLHNNQLISDLESKAMKLEEQKQDTERQLKALTKQMKEDTEEWRRFQADLQTAVVVANDIKCEAQQELRVVKRKLQEEEEKSARLQKELDEVKGSNRCLISAS